A single genomic interval of Noviherbaspirillum cavernae harbors:
- a CDS encoding efflux transporter outer membrane subunit, translating into MDGVHFLANPGRGASGQLPALRSGAQALHEAYWPLKSVLSAGTWGLCAALLCACADISMPAYQRPETPIKSTWTGPEATAEPVVSASETIAPDWWKEFRDPYLDGLVNKAIEGNFDVRILAARIKVAEAEIGAARAGALPTLDAGAGASFEKSTGQNFSKQFNLGTQVNWDIDIWGKVEKGVQAQKAAYRASEADWRAGYLTLVSNVSTTYFQILQLDEQLDQQQKTLDKNKQILSTYDAMHKAGLLPNTRVLQQRAEINKLTTDLLELRRSRDLAGNALATLLGVPAGEFRMPTGHLQDKVQLPQVPPGLPSQLLKRRPDIVAAEFRVLEAYDLVGQAKLAQLPSISLTGRGGSSSFALTDLLKSFTVGFMPSINIPLLDPSVKARVKTSEAQTKVVEEQYRRTVMGAFEEVENSLVNLDAHKKQRVELQQQTDQLQVVAAQIQAQLKEGVVSQLEVFETERSLLAAQLALLANHQQLLSDTVTLYKAMGGGWGPVEVRNAASEAGK; encoded by the coding sequence ATGGATGGTGTTCATTTTCTTGCAAATCCCGGTCGCGGCGCATCAGGGCAGCTGCCCGCATTGCGCAGCGGAGCGCAGGCGCTGCACGAGGCGTATTGGCCGCTGAAGAGCGTGCTCTCCGCCGGAACCTGGGGCCTGTGCGCCGCGCTGCTGTGCGCCTGCGCCGACATCAGCATGCCGGCATACCAGCGTCCGGAGACGCCGATCAAATCGACATGGACCGGCCCCGAGGCCACTGCGGAGCCGGTGGTGTCCGCATCGGAAACCATCGCTCCCGACTGGTGGAAGGAGTTTCGCGATCCCTATCTGGACGGACTGGTGAACAAGGCCATCGAAGGCAACTTCGACGTGCGGATTCTTGCCGCCCGCATCAAGGTCGCGGAGGCGGAAATCGGCGCGGCGCGCGCAGGCGCGTTGCCGACGCTCGACGCCGGCGCGGGTGCAAGCTTCGAGAAATCCACCGGGCAGAACTTCTCGAAGCAGTTCAACCTCGGTACCCAGGTCAACTGGGACATCGACATCTGGGGCAAGGTCGAGAAGGGCGTGCAGGCGCAGAAGGCGGCATACCGCGCATCCGAGGCCGACTGGCGCGCCGGCTATCTGACGCTGGTGTCGAACGTATCGACGACCTACTTCCAGATTCTGCAACTGGACGAGCAGCTCGACCAGCAGCAGAAGACGCTGGACAAGAACAAGCAGATTCTTTCGACCTACGATGCCATGCACAAGGCCGGCCTCTTGCCCAATACGCGCGTGCTGCAGCAGCGCGCCGAGATCAACAAGCTGACCACCGACCTGCTGGAACTGCGCCGTTCGCGCGATCTGGCGGGCAATGCGCTGGCGACCCTGCTCGGCGTGCCGGCGGGCGAATTCAGGATGCCGACCGGACACCTGCAGGACAAGGTGCAGCTGCCGCAGGTGCCGCCGGGTCTGCCGTCGCAATTGCTCAAGCGCCGGCCCGACATCGTCGCGGCGGAGTTTCGCGTGCTGGAAGCGTATGACCTCGTCGGCCAGGCCAAGCTCGCGCAACTGCCGTCCATCAGCCTGACCGGGCGCGGCGGCTCGTCCAGTTTTGCGCTGACCGATTTGCTGAAATCATTCACCGTCGGCTTCATGCCCAGCATCAATATCCCCTTGCTCGACCCCAGTGTGAAGGCGCGCGTGAAGACCAGCGAGGCGCAGACGAAGGTCGTCGAGGAGCAGTATCGGCGCACGGTGATGGGGGCTTTCGAGGAGGTCGAGAATTCGCTCGTCAATCTCGATGCGCACAAGAAGCAGCGGGTCGAACTGCAGCAGCAGACCGACCAGTTGCAGGTGGTGGCGGCGCAGATCCAGGCGCAGCTCAAGGAAGGTGTCGTCTCGCAGCTGGAGGTGTTCGAGACCGAACGCTCCTTGCTGGCCGCGCAGCTTGCTCTGCTGGCCAACCACCAGCAGCTGCTGTCGGACACGGTGACGCTGTACAAGGCGATGGGCGGAGGCTGGGGCCCGGTTGAAGTCCGCAATGCGGCAAGCGAGGCCGGCAAATGA
- a CDS encoding DUF4399 domain-containing protein: protein MFKSFAAVAVLLLANAAFAGDTPAPANAYLYIGWPNDGQVIAAGKPFRVWFGLRSMGVAPKDVTFPNTGHHHLLIDTELPAADREIPSDRNHLHFGAGETETMVELPPGKHTLQLIMGDAKHIPHNPPVYSKKITIFVK, encoded by the coding sequence ATGTTCAAGTCTTTCGCCGCTGTCGCTGTCTTGCTGCTGGCCAACGCCGCTTTCGCAGGCGACACGCCGGCTCCCGCCAATGCCTATCTCTACATCGGCTGGCCCAATGATGGGCAGGTGATTGCGGCGGGCAAGCCGTTCCGCGTGTGGTTCGGATTGCGCAGCATGGGCGTTGCCCCGAAAGACGTCACGTTTCCGAACACCGGTCATCACCATCTGCTGATCGACACCGAACTGCCGGCAGCGGACCGCGAGATTCCGTCGGACCGGAACCACCTGCATTTCGGCGCAGGCGAAACGGAAACCATGGTGGAACTCCCGCCGGGCAAGCACACCTTGCAGTTGATCATGGGCGATGCCAAGCATATTCCACACAACCCGCCCGTCTATTCGAAAAAGATCACGATCTTCGTCAAGTAA
- a CDS encoding c-type cytochrome, whose protein sequence is MKKRYRIPIIAVASIALLVGIAAAAAKIVSDKKMHRVVQVEIAPLAHAAGAATVERGRYLFQSRGCADCHGASGQGSVFIDDPNGLYVKAPDITPAPDSVVAAYAERDWVRTVRHGVKPNGKPALIMPSEDYNRMTDADMASLIAYLRSMPPATGDAGEVRLPLIVRALYAVGEVRDAAEKINHALPPSRPVAKAVTVEHGAYVANMCIGCHGDGLTGGKIPGSPPDWPPATDLTPGPRGAMVRYDSADKFTVMIRTGKRPDGSAVSKVMPFNSLKELDDTDVGALHLFLKSLPARPDGKS, encoded by the coding sequence ATGAAAAAACGCTATCGCATACCGATCATCGCCGTCGCATCGATCGCCTTGCTGGTCGGGATCGCGGCGGCTGCCGCCAAAATCGTCAGCGACAAAAAAATGCACCGCGTGGTGCAAGTCGAGATCGCACCGCTGGCCCATGCAGCGGGCGCGGCGACGGTCGAGCGCGGCCGCTATCTGTTCCAGTCGCGCGGCTGCGCGGATTGCCACGGCGCGAGCGGCCAGGGCAGCGTCTTCATCGACGACCCGAACGGTCTGTATGTGAAAGCGCCCGACATCACGCCCGCGCCCGACAGCGTGGTCGCCGCCTATGCCGAGCGCGACTGGGTGCGCACGGTGCGCCACGGCGTGAAGCCGAACGGCAAACCTGCCTTGATCATGCCGTCCGAGGACTACAACCGCATGACCGATGCCGACATGGCCTCCCTGATCGCCTACCTGCGCAGCATGCCACCGGCTACGGGTGATGCAGGCGAAGTACGTCTGCCGCTCATCGTGCGGGCGCTGTATGCGGTCGGCGAAGTCAGGGACGCGGCGGAAAAGATCAACCACGCGCTGCCGCCATCCCGGCCGGTCGCGAAGGCTGTCACGGTCGAGCATGGCGCGTATGTCGCCAACATGTGCATCGGCTGCCACGGCGATGGACTCACCGGCGGCAAGATCCCCGGCTCCCCGCCCGACTGGCCGCCTGCCACCGACCTCACGCCCGGCCCCAGGGGAGCGATGGTCCGCTACGACAGCGCCGACAAGTTCACCGTCATGATCCGCACCGGCAAGCGCCCCGACGGTAGCGCGGTCAGCAAGGTGATGCCGTTCAACAGCTTGAAGGAACTGGACGATACGGATGTCGGCGCGCTGCACCTGTTCTTGAAGTCCTTGCCGGCGCGGCCGGATGGGAAGAGCTGA
- a CDS encoding SUMF1/EgtB/PvdO family nonheme iron enzyme yields the protein MWRKLLIACLLGAFGWITAAAAQPAPRNDAEPADRRVALIIGNGGYQHDPLANPPGDARAMSIMLDALGFDVMHHENATRRQMLDALLAFSQHLDAGGVGLVYFAGHGVQLAGKTLLLPVDADNRAAAVMQAEAIDLRTVLDAMSVSRPGKLNIVILDTCLAAPSPTAAGPLPAAADTIIATAAAPGSFAADGKRHGVFTSALLNAMPVPGLSVEEMFRRTASAVRHTSEGRQTPLLLSSLRQSFRFIPAGQDAPAPALALAPQPETVAVLQSRGVLPKDSDEQYELSFWESIKNSTHVSDYEAYLQAYPNGRFASLARARIERLRAAAPKDAPVAKPPPERPRPAPAIQPPPEQARPTPKPAPEQASPAPKAAPPPDKPAAASARVSELNDCAGCPAMVALPGGTFTMGSTTGDPSEKPPRRVTISTPFAIGKYEVTVEQWNACIEAGECPRNGGNPNSQPKNTPVRDVSWDDAQKYVKWLSKTSGHSYRLPTEAEWEYAARGGTSTQYWWGEQMRKGTANCKDCGEPWQQDSPAPVGSFAPNPFGLYDMNGSVWEWVSDCWHNSYKGAPADARAWDDPNCRIRVIRGGSWREGASYMPSSTRFKYDANVRQSQNGFRVARDMK from the coding sequence ATGTGGCGAAAACTGTTGATTGCCTGCTTGCTGGGAGCCTTCGGCTGGATCACGGCTGCGGCGGCGCAGCCTGCACCTCGCAACGACGCGGAACCAGCCGACAGGCGCGTCGCACTCATCATCGGCAACGGCGGCTACCAGCACGATCCGCTTGCCAATCCTCCCGGCGATGCACGCGCCATGAGCATCATGCTCGATGCGCTCGGCTTCGATGTGATGCATCACGAAAACGCGACGCGCCGGCAAATGCTGGATGCGCTGCTTGCATTCAGCCAACACCTCGACGCGGGCGGTGTCGGGTTGGTGTATTTCGCCGGGCATGGCGTGCAGCTTGCAGGCAAGACATTGCTGCTCCCGGTGGATGCGGACAACCGCGCTGCCGCGGTGATGCAAGCCGAAGCCATCGACCTGCGCACGGTGCTGGACGCGATGTCGGTGTCACGCCCCGGCAAATTGAATATCGTCATCCTCGACACCTGCCTCGCCGCGCCATCCCCGACTGCCGCGGGACCGCTGCCGGCCGCTGCCGACACCATCATCGCCACTGCCGCCGCACCGGGATCGTTTGCGGCGGATGGCAAGCGTCACGGCGTATTTACCTCAGCCTTGCTCAATGCCATGCCGGTCCCCGGCCTGAGCGTCGAGGAAATGTTCCGGCGCACGGCCTCTGCGGTGCGGCACACCAGCGAGGGCCGTCAGACTCCGCTGCTGCTGTCGTCGCTGCGGCAGTCGTTCCGCTTCATCCCGGCTGGGCAAGACGCACCGGCACCGGCCTTGGCGCTGGCGCCGCAACCTGAAACGGTCGCGGTATTGCAAAGCCGCGGCGTGCTGCCGAAGGACAGCGACGAGCAGTACGAACTGAGTTTCTGGGAGTCGATCAAGAACAGCACGCATGTGAGCGACTACGAGGCCTATCTGCAGGCGTATCCGAACGGTCGTTTCGCCTCGCTCGCGCGTGCGCGCATCGAGCGTCTGCGCGCCGCCGCGCCCAAGGATGCGCCGGTCGCCAAGCCGCCACCCGAGCGACCGCGTCCGGCACCCGCGATCCAGCCGCCGCCCGAACAGGCACGCCCAACTCCGAAGCCAGCGCCTGAACAGGCGAGCCCCGCGCCGAAGGCAGCGCCGCCGCCCGACAAGCCGGCGGCCGCAAGCGCGCGCGTCAGCGAACTCAACGATTGCGCCGGCTGCCCCGCCATGGTCGCGCTGCCGGGCGGCACGTTCACGATGGGGAGCACCACCGGCGACCCGTCGGAAAAGCCGCCGCGCCGCGTGACAATCAGTACCCCCTTCGCCATCGGGAAATACGAAGTGACGGTCGAGCAATGGAATGCCTGCATCGAAGCCGGCGAATGCCCGCGCAATGGGGGCAACCCGAACAGCCAACCGAAGAACACGCCGGTGCGCGACGTGAGCTGGGACGACGCGCAAAAATACGTGAAGTGGCTGAGCAAGACCAGCGGCCACAGCTACCGGCTGCCAACCGAAGCGGAATGGGAATACGCGGCCAGGGGCGGCACCTCGACCCAATACTGGTGGGGCGAGCAGATGCGCAAGGGCACCGCCAACTGCAAGGACTGCGGCGAGCCGTGGCAGCAGGACAGCCCAGCGCCGGTCGGCTCCTTCGCTCCCAACCCGTTCGGCCTGTACGACATGAACGGCAGCGTCTGGGAATGGGTCAGCGACTGCTGGCACAACTCCTACAAGGGCGCTCCCGCCGACGCCCGCGCGTGGGACGATCCGAACTGCCGGATTCGCGTGATACGCGGCGGATCGTGGCGCGAAGGCGCAAGCTACATGCCGTCCTCGACGCGCTTCAAGTACGACGCGAACGTGCGCCAGTCGCAGAACGGCTTTCGCGTCGCACGCGACATGAAATAA
- a CDS encoding serine/threonine-protein kinase produces MANLAHAIHSLQSGALSHHEFLAQVDRALVTDEANTVRLLEILGDEHTRIQLPPDVYLELRRRVEHVLASRQGFGGDETRVQTNPRDRWPSHTMPPQVIMPNDTAGSDPERMKGVGDTLNGRFVLEECIGFGGMGTVYKALDLRKLEASDRKPYIAIKVLNVQFRGHPKSLIALQREARKAQSLAHPNIVAVYDFDRDGSMVYLTMEYLSGKPLSQTLRTRGFTGMPHADAMRIVGGIGKALAYAHERGFVHCDLKPANVFVTDAGEIKVIDFGIARVFRKPEEDAEATVFDPGSLGALTPAYASPEMMEHLEPDPRDDVYALACITYELLTGKHPFDRLSALQARGAQMKVQRPKMLGHKQWRALKHALSFDRESRTPDVAHFLQEMSGDSRTRRFAALAASLVVLTGGVAAGLYYYQQSRSGDAEREEVASAEPPAKAAPATPEAAPATPEAAPPATPQSVPQTPPQTAAPAPPQAAPTSPPALSLAAVAPILARVPCSALLPTVRERELQVKGYLPASFGVPRLKEMLGKVPGMNSLNLEVQEVGDDKCNVIQAFAPYWLKNRQAATATSATSAASAASVRARSPDAVLTEGEPLIVDITTPAYASHVYVDYYVLDGSVAHLVPNPRARANQAPANYKAAIGSLGNWVISKPFGTELIVLLATPAPLFDSIRPESESGAAYLKAVEKQLQQMAAKHGAEKIAVDFLQITTKAK; encoded by the coding sequence ATGGCCAATCTTGCGCATGCAATTCATTCCTTGCAAAGCGGTGCCTTGTCGCACCATGAGTTTCTGGCGCAGGTGGATCGTGCGCTGGTGACGGATGAGGCCAATACAGTGCGCTTGCTGGAGATTCTCGGCGATGAGCATACGCGGATTCAGCTGCCGCCTGATGTGTATCTGGAATTGCGCCGCCGTGTCGAGCATGTGCTGGCTTCGCGGCAAGGATTCGGCGGCGATGAGACGCGCGTGCAGACCAATCCGCGCGACCGCTGGCCTTCGCACACGATGCCGCCGCAGGTGATCATGCCGAACGACACGGCAGGTTCCGACCCGGAGCGGATGAAGGGCGTGGGTGATACCTTGAACGGGCGCTTCGTGCTGGAGGAGTGCATCGGCTTCGGCGGCATGGGCACGGTGTACAAGGCGCTCGACCTGCGCAAGCTGGAGGCGTCCGACCGCAAGCCCTACATCGCGATCAAGGTCTTGAACGTGCAGTTTCGCGGCCACCCGAAGTCGCTCATCGCCTTGCAGCGCGAGGCAAGGAAGGCGCAGTCGCTGGCGCATCCGAACATCGTGGCGGTATACGACTTCGACCGCGACGGTTCGATGGTCTATCTGACGATGGAGTATCTGTCGGGCAAACCCTTGAGCCAGACGCTGCGCACGCGCGGGTTCACGGGCATGCCGCATGCCGACGCGATGCGTATTGTCGGCGGTATCGGCAAGGCGCTGGCCTATGCGCATGAACGTGGTTTCGTCCATTGCGATCTCAAGCCGGCCAATGTGTTCGTGACCGATGCGGGCGAGATCAAGGTGATCGATTTCGGCATCGCGCGCGTGTTCCGCAAGCCGGAAGAGGATGCCGAAGCGACGGTGTTCGATCCGGGCAGCCTCGGCGCGCTGACGCCGGCGTACGCGAGCCCGGAAATGATGGAGCATCTGGAGCCGGACCCGCGCGATGATGTCTACGCGCTGGCCTGCATTACGTACGAGCTGCTGACGGGCAAGCATCCCTTCGACCGCTTATCCGCCTTGCAGGCGCGCGGCGCGCAGATGAAGGTGCAGCGGCCGAAGATGCTGGGGCACAAGCAATGGCGCGCGCTGAAGCACGCGCTGTCGTTCGACCGCGAATCGCGCACGCCCGACGTGGCGCATTTTCTGCAGGAGATGAGCGGAGACAGCCGGACCAGGAGGTTTGCCGCGCTGGCCGCATCGCTGGTGGTTCTGACGGGGGGCGTGGCCGCAGGACTTTATTACTATCAGCAGTCCCGCAGCGGCGATGCCGAGCGCGAGGAGGTGGCGAGCGCCGAGCCGCCGGCGAAAGCCGCGCCTGCCACTCCGGAAGCCGCGCCTGCCACTCCGGAAGCTGCGCCGCCGGCGACTCCGCAAAGCGTACCGCAAACCCCGCCGCAAACCGCCGCGCCGGCACCACCACAGGCCGCGCCAACGTCGCCGCCTGCGCTGTCGCTGGCTGCGGTCGCACCGATTCTTGCCCGCGTGCCGTGTTCGGCTCTTCTGCCCACGGTGCGCGAGCGTGAATTGCAGGTGAAGGGATATCTGCCCGCGAGTTTCGGCGTGCCGCGGCTGAAGGAAATGCTGGGCAAGGTGCCCGGCATGAACAGCCTGAACCTTGAGGTGCAGGAGGTCGGTGACGACAAATGCAACGTGATCCAGGCATTCGCGCCGTACTGGTTGAAGAACCGGCAGGCCGCAACCGCCACGTCCGCAACGTCCGCCGCATCCGCCGCGTCGGTCCGTGCGCGCTCGCCGGACGCGGTCTTGACCGAAGGCGAGCCGCTGATCGTTGATATCACGACCCCCGCATACGCGTCGCACGTCTATGTCGATTACTACGTCCTCGATGGCAGCGTCGCGCACCTGGTGCCGAATCCGCGCGCGCGCGCCAACCAGGCGCCCGCCAATTACAAGGCCGCCATCGGCAGCCTCGGCAACTGGGTCATATCAAAACCGTTCGGAACGGAATTGATCGTCTTGCTCGCCACGCCGGCACCTTTGTTCGACAGCATTCGCCCGGAGTCGGAGTCGGGAGCGGCATATCTGAAGGCGGTGGAAAAACAGCTGCAACAAATGGCCGCAAAGCACGGGGCGGAAAAGATTGCCGTGGATTTCCTGCAGATCACGACGAAGGCGAAATAA
- a CDS encoding HD domain-containing phosphohydrolase, with translation MDNTTTFAESVGGVTAYLEVTGDGSARPVVFPIHDEVVIGRDPQDSLASDKFLCIPEHTVSRRHARIRRRGDGYFVEDLHSFNGTFVLGERLTPGSWHPLHDGDEFSVASAQIVFHSLVVPAQDSMPTIIAKAVDATEFTRMIGTPPVATHGDVQRTVQKLHAMAQVSIALGAVKDRDTLIEKIMNFIFDLFPLAERAFILLRKNEGEAPVPVAARRRDGTIEDPDHVKISRTIVGEVLDRKQSILSVDTLSDRHFSSQVSIISQAIRSAMCVPLVIGGECLGLIQVDTSSDPHAFKEQDLEMLTGVCAEAAVALKNFQLYSEIENLLDGFVRASVQAIEERDPVTAGHSFRVAGYAEHLAMAVDRDSGAALRHVNFTHDQLREIRYAALLHDFGKVGVREHVLRKEKKLHHADMRMLEQRFLYARACLEREAYRQLAELHGEHELSMAEFRDVKRQVEQDLHEEFSRLDGFLASIRHANEPAISFTECPPDLQKVLDYAYPALDDPAAPLLNEFEFSALCIAKGCLTADERRQIEAHVADSYSFLILIPWTRDLGGVPAIAHGHHEKLDGSGYPMGLHGNQISMQTRILTICDIYDALTAGDRPYKKALPLERALDLIAMECRAGHLDQRLFDVFVASKSWLVAEHP, from the coding sequence ATGGACAACACGACAACATTTGCGGAATCGGTGGGCGGGGTGACGGCGTATCTGGAAGTCACCGGGGACGGCTCGGCCAGACCGGTGGTATTCCCGATCCACGACGAGGTGGTCATCGGCCGCGATCCGCAGGACTCGCTGGCATCCGACAAGTTTCTCTGCATACCGGAACACACCGTGAGCCGCCGCCATGCGCGCATCCGGCGGCGCGGCGACGGCTATTTCGTGGAGGACCTGCATTCGTTCAACGGCACCTTCGTGCTCGGCGAAAGGCTCACCCCAGGCAGCTGGCATCCGCTGCATGATGGCGACGAGTTCAGCGTCGCCTCTGCCCAGATCGTGTTCCATTCGCTGGTGGTGCCGGCGCAGGACAGCATGCCGACCATCATTGCCAAGGCGGTCGATGCGACCGAGTTCACGCGCATGATCGGCACGCCGCCGGTGGCGACGCACGGCGACGTGCAGCGCACCGTGCAGAAGCTGCATGCGATGGCGCAGGTAAGCATCGCGCTCGGCGCGGTGAAGGATCGCGACACGCTGATCGAAAAGATCATGAACTTCATCTTCGACCTGTTTCCGCTGGCCGAACGCGCTTTCATTCTCCTGCGCAAGAACGAGGGCGAAGCGCCGGTGCCGGTGGCCGCGCGCAGGCGCGACGGCACGATAGAGGATCCGGATCACGTCAAGATATCGCGCACCATCGTGGGCGAAGTGCTCGACCGGAAGCAGTCGATCCTGTCGGTCGATACGCTGTCCGACCGCCACTTTTCGTCGCAGGTCTCGATCATTTCGCAAGCCATACGCAGCGCCATGTGCGTCCCGCTCGTCATCGGCGGCGAGTGTCTCGGCCTGATCCAGGTGGACACCTCGTCGGACCCGCATGCGTTCAAGGAGCAGGACCTGGAAATGCTGACCGGCGTGTGCGCGGAAGCCGCCGTCGCGCTGAAGAACTTCCAGCTGTACTCGGAAATCGAGAACCTGCTGGACGGCTTCGTGCGGGCGTCGGTGCAGGCGATCGAGGAACGCGACCCGGTGACCGCCGGCCATTCATTCCGCGTGGCCGGCTATGCGGAGCATCTGGCGATGGCGGTGGATCGCGACAGCGGCGCGGCGCTGCGGCATGTCAATTTCACGCACGACCAGCTGCGCGAGATTCGCTATGCCGCGCTGCTGCATGACTTCGGCAAGGTCGGCGTGCGCGAACACGTGCTGCGCAAGGAGAAGAAGCTGCATCACGCCGACATGCGCATGCTGGAGCAGCGCTTCCTGTATGCGCGTGCGTGCCTGGAGCGGGAGGCCTACCGGCAACTGGCGGAGCTGCATGGCGAGCATGAATTGAGCATGGCGGAATTTCGCGACGTCAAGCGGCAGGTGGAACAAGACTTGCACGAGGAATTCAGCCGGCTGGACGGCTTCCTTGCCTCCATCCGGCACGCGAACGAACCGGCGATTTCGTTCACGGAGTGCCCGCCCGATTTGCAGAAGGTGCTGGATTACGCGTATCCCGCGCTGGACGATCCGGCGGCGCCGCTGCTCAACGAGTTCGAGTTTTCCGCACTGTGCATTGCCAAGGGCTGCCTGACGGCGGATGAGCGCAGACAGATCGAGGCGCATGTGGCGGATTCGTATTCCTTCCTGATCCTGATCCCGTGGACGCGCGACCTCGGCGGCGTGCCCGCGATTGCGCACGGCCATCACGAGAAGCTGGACGGCTCCGGTTACCCGATGGGCCTGCACGGCAATCAGATCAGCATGCAGACCCGCATCCTGACGATCTGCGATATCTACGACGCGCTCACCGCCGGCGATCGTCCCTACAAGAAAGCGCTGCCCTTGGAGCGGGCGCTGGATCTGATCGCGATGGAATGCCGGGCGGGACATCTCGATCAGCGGTTGTTCGATGTGTTTGTCGCGTCCAAGAGCTGGCTGGTGGCCGAGCATCCCTGA
- a CDS encoding DUF4399 domain-containing protein, which produces MQKAIVSAALAAAALGFVPAHAAGTPSPKDALVYFIWPSDGTVITGGKFWVRMGLRNMGVCPKGVNLPNVGHHHLLINTALPAMDQQIPSDRNHLHFGAGETEARIELPPGKHTLQLLLGDHDHKPHDPPVYSTKISIIVK; this is translated from the coding sequence ATGCAAAAAGCTATCGTCTCCGCCGCTCTGGCAGCAGCGGCCTTGGGTTTCGTCCCCGCGCATGCCGCCGGCACGCCATCGCCGAAGGATGCGCTTGTCTATTTCATCTGGCCGTCCGACGGCACCGTCATTACCGGCGGCAAGTTCTGGGTGCGGATGGGATTGCGCAACATGGGTGTGTGTCCCAAGGGAGTGAACCTGCCCAACGTGGGCCACCATCACTTGCTGATCAACACGGCGCTGCCTGCCATGGACCAGCAGATTCCTTCCGACAGGAATCATCTGCATTTCGGCGCGGGCGAAACCGAGGCGCGCATCGAACTGCCGCCCGGAAAGCACACACTGCAACTGCTGCTTGGGGACCACGACCACAAGCCGCACGACCCTCCCGTGTATTCGACGAAGATTTCGATCATCGTGAAATGA